The Lemur catta isolate mLemCat1 chromosome 6, mLemCat1.pri, whole genome shotgun sequence sequence ATGGACATGAAGCCGGGGACAACCCTGAAGATCAAGGGCAGGATTGCCGACGGCACCAGCGGGTGAGTGAGGGTGAGCGGTGGTGTCTGCGGCCTggagcaggcagggcaggtggggcaggcaggACAGCCCTGTGAAGCGGTCAGATGAGAGCGACTTCAGGCCAAGGGGccttttccacatccttgctccTTCCCACCCCCGGCTCCCCAACCCTGGCCGTGGGGACCTGCCTCAGTCTGAGGCGGGGTTTGGGGACCTACAGAATTTCAGAGCTGACGCCATATGCTCTGTTCCTTGGCCCCAGTAGCCACTGAAGGTGCAGGGGGAGAAGCCCCTGGAACTCCACCTGGTCCCTGCAGGTCAGGTGCCTCTACTGGGAGCCCAAAGCCCCAGAGACACCACCCTCCGCCCAGCTGAGCGGCCACAGGCCGGCCTTTCATGCGCATTAAACCAGGGCAGCCACCAGGGGGCGCCAAGTGGCCCCGCTGGCGTCCGTGATTAGAACCAGAGGCGCCTCCGACCTCTGAGCTCCAGCTCAGCTGGCTCTCGCGTGCCCAGAGCAGTGTCAGCGGGGCTTGGCTCTGCTCTCTGTCCACTTTTGGTTCTGGAGCGGGTGGGCAGATGCATGGAGTAAGGGCCAAGAGAAAAGTGACTCCTTTCTCCTACTTGGGTCCCTCAGGTTTGCAGAAATGTGGGATACCCGTGGTCTGAGACTCCCGAATAAAGGCACCCCACGACCCAGAATGTCCGCTCTTGGGGACCCTGATGGTCTAACCCAGGATTCCGTAGAGATCCACCAAGAAGTCACACAACCCCTGATTGCATACTGCTAGAAACAGGGAGCTCACCACCTTAGGTTGGCTACTGTTTGCAGCCAGATTTAATACGTCCTCAGATATCTAAGGTCGGCAATACTCTGTCTCAGGACAGACACCCTCAATTCCAGAAGCTATCACTATCAGTTACCCTCCTGTCAACAGCCTCATTTCCTGTTTCAAATGGAATGTGCTACCACAGTCCCAAGTCTGACCAGGTTGTCACCTCCCTTGTTTTAAGGCACAGATCTTAATTAACACAACCTTTCTTTGATGATTCTTCCAGGTTACTATGGTCAACTGAAACCCTCTAACCCAAGCTGTTTTACCCAAACCTGGCCTCGAAACCTGACCTGTTATCCCATCCCCTGCAGCTTTGCGATTAATCTGGGCCAGAAGTCAGATAAGCTGAACCTGCACTTCAACCCTCGCTTCAGTGAATCCACCATTGTCTGCAACACAAGAGATGGCAGCAGCTGGGGACAAGAGCAACGAGAAAATCACCTGTGCTTCAGCCCGGGGTCAGAGGTCAAGGTGAGGTCAAAGGGGAAAGGGGTCTGGGGAGGGTGTCAAGGGGAGAGCCCAAAGGGTACAGCATGCAGTCCTGGACATGCATGCTGGCACTGCTGGGGCCATCAGGCGCTGCCCTGGCCCATTCCCAGGGCCTCTTGCCTCCCTGACACCCTCCCCGACTCCCCCACAGTTAACCATAACCTTTGAGAGTGACGAATTCAACGTGAAGCTGCCAGATGGGCACCAGGTGACCTTTCCCAACAGGCTGGGCCATAACCACCTGAGCTACCTGAGTGTGAGGGGCGGGTTCAAGGTCTCCTCCTTCAAGTTTGACTGAGTGGGCAGCACCTCATTGGAATAAAAGAACCCCAGCCTGGATCCCCTGTCCTGAGCCGCCTTCTGAGTCACAGCAGGATCAACAGCTCTTGGGTCCTGGGTCTGTCCACCTACCCTGCTGCAGTTCCTGCCCCTCGGATCCCATTTTCTTCCCCCAAGGCCAAGAGCAAACAAAATAATCCACTTCTATCGAGTCCTTCTGTGGCAGGAAACTGGGGTTAGTGCTTCCCATGTATTTTAATGCTCCCGACATATTCAtgacacagaggaggaaactgaggcacaaggacaCAGGACTGCCTGAGACATGCTCCCAACAGCTCTGAGGACTTGCTCCTGCCTATTGGCCCCCTTATCACCTGGGCAAACGCCAGGCTGGGATTACAGCAGACACCAGCTCCAGGGGCTGTTCCCGGAACTGCTGATAAGGGTCCCCACCTGGGCCTCTTATCTCAGCGGCATTCCAGCCTGGTTACTTATTACCTCCCTGGGCTGTgcaccccctcccctgctgggGGCCTTGAGGGGGGTCCGAGGCATCCCAAACTTCCCAGAGGGGAGGGCATTTAAGCAGGTGGAGCTGGCACTGTTCTACCAGGTCCCCAAGCATCTTACAGGACACGTTTTATTAAAAAAGCCTTTTTTAATCACGTCCCAGAAAGCAGGTCTGGGGTGCCCAGGAAGGTGGGGTCCTCTCTGTGAGGTCACACCTGACCTTTCAGGGTCCCGGACAAGTGcgaggctggggtggggatgtTGGGGAAGCAGCCTGGGACAGGGCTCTCAGGGGTGCCGCGAGGACCCTCTGGGGGCAGCTCCAGGATGGGCTGCTGGGGGCAGGCGGCCCCTCTGGGAGGCGAGACAATGGCCCTGTGTGgtacactccccaccccccacccaagaAGGACAGCTTCGTGGAGCACAAAGGCAGCACTGTGAGGCTGGGCCCTCCAGCCAGTGGGGGTGGCATGGGGCGGGGCCTAAGGAATGGCTACTGGGTGCAGAGTGGCAGTGGGGGGAGGTGGTCAGCCTGGCAGGGACCACCGGGAGGGCCCAGGTCGCAGAGCAAGCCCGGtcttccctgtcctccctccacGTCTGTCCTGCAGAGACGGGGAGGGGCTTGTGGGTAACCCGGCTTCTGCCCTCCCTGGTCTGGCAGGACCCAGCGCTGCTAGGCGAGGAGGGGCCGGCTCTGCACCTGGGCTCCTCAAGAGAGGTGCCCCAAGGCTGGGCGGGTTCCCGAGCCCATGCCCCAGCCACTCACACCTTGACCTCGTCATCCTCCTCAGCATCAGCAAACTCGAAGGTGTTTCCTTGTACTGTGCTGGGCACGGGggccctgctgcctgcctgggGTGCCCACTCTTCATCCAGAGTCTCCCAGGAGGCCCGAGCCTGGGGCAGCACTCTCGCCAGCTCGCGCTGAGCATCCACCTCAGCGTAGTGGCGGCTGCCCCCCCAGCCCGCTCCCCAGTGCCCGCCCCCCAGGTCAGCGGCTCCTCGGGGACCCTCACCCACAGGGTTGGCCCTCACCTCAGCCACTGGGCCCAACCCAGCAGTCACCCCATTGGGACAGCGTCCACGAGGTGGGGGGCTTGTGGCAGGGACTGGGGAGTTTGTGGCAGGGGCGGAAGGGTTTGCAGCAGGAGCCGGGGTGTTTGCGGCAGGGGCAGAGGTCTCCATTGTTGGGGCTTCTGAGAGGCTCATGACCCCTAGCAGCTCGCTGAGGAGAGAGGGTCCAAGGTCAAGGTCCAGGCGGAAGGACAGGAGAGAGTCAGAGCGGCGTAGCTCAGGCTCCGGCGGGAAGGAGTTGTCGTGGTCTCCATCGCGAGGCTTTTCCGGGCGGGGCAGGCGGGAGATGGTGCAGAACCCAGAGTCCAGGCCTAGAAGGGAAACGGGAAGAGGGATCAGAGCTGGGGTCCCTGACCAGGGATCGGGGCAGGGACAGCCAGGACCAGCCCTGGCTTGCTGTGTGGCCTCTGGGAAGTCACTCCCCTCTCTGTTCTCCCATCTCTCCAATACAATGAACCCAGAGTAGCAGTGGAGGGAGTCTCTTGTGTGATCCTCCTGTCAACCCTGAAAGCTGAAAATTGTCATAATCCTTGTTTGGGTTTTGCAGATGGAGAAGGTGAGGGTCAGTTTGGGATGAAGAGAAGGGCCCGGCCGAAGGCCATAGTGTTTGATGGGGTAGAGCCAAATCTGGAATGCAAATCTCCTTTCAGTCCCAACTGTGAACTTGGCCCTGGTCCCTGGTCCCCTGTCCTGGTGCTGGCCGCCAGCTGCAGGTGGACCCATAGCATGCGGGCTGGTTTGTGGGCACAGGGTCGAACCAGCAGCTGGGGTCTGACTGCACAGAAATCAGACTCCAGGGACAGGCACATGCCTTCCAAAGGTCGTCTGCTCCAGCCCCTGCTTTCAGGACTACCTGGCCTGAGACATAACCGGGTTGCTGTGGACCAGGCCTCCGTGGAGTTCTCGTCAGCCCCCTGGGGCAGGAGCATTTGCCCAGTGGTGGGGGTGAAGCCGCAAGGCAGGGAatggccaccaggtggcagcaagGGCCCACGGTTCCTAGGTGAGCTGCTCCTGCTTAGCTGAGGTGGCACTTCTGGTAGGGCAGGAAGGGCCACTGGCTTGTGTCCCTGTAAGTGGTTTGCCAAATTTGTCAAGTTACAGGAAGTTTTGTTCAAATAACAACCAAAGCCCAAGTGTCCCgggcacttactatgtaccagccTCCGGGCCTCACCTGGTACATGTAACCATCTCCCGGAATCTTAGCAAGACCCGAGGGACTCATTATCTGGGCGAGGACTTGAACTTGCAGAGATCAGTCGCTTGCTGGAAATCAGGCAGAACCAGCGCTGGAATCCAGAGCCCAGCCTCGCAACCTCCCTATGATATCATTCCGACGTGAGGGGCTGCTTTCACTGAGGGGCAAAAAGGGGGGGGGTGGCCCAGCTGAGGTCCCAGACAGGGGAAGCACTTGCCCGCGTCACACAGCAAGTTTGGGGCAGCAGTTAGAACTCAAACCCCATCTCCTCACTCCCAACCTGCCCTGCTTTGGGGAGTGCGCTGGTTCCCACCTCTCTACACCCTCCCCTCCACGGTCTTGGGATTGGGCTTGACCTCCACAGCGAGACCAAGCGACTATGGGGAAAAGAGCTCACTTGGAGGCTTGGTGGAGCCACCTgagcccctctgggcctcagcatcagcatctgaaaaatgggcaaataaccCAGGCTCTCACCATAAGCAGAGCGGCCGTCCACGGAGCCAGCAGGGCTGCCATCGAAGCTGAGCTTGCCCACCAGGAGGCTGTCGTAGGCGGCCTGGttgagctggggcagggagatGGCGTTCTTGATGATGGGGGAGATGGCGGGCGGAGCCGGTGAAGGCGTGGGTGGAGAAGCCATCCGCCGGGGTGACGCCCCCACCCTCCGCACCAGCTGGAGCTTCTTGGCCAGGAAGCTGCGGGGTGAGCGATGGGTGCCCCTGGAGCTGCCACCATGGTTGCTGAGGAAGGAGGTGTCACCGAAGACGTCCCCACCACGGCCTACGTGCATGGTGTGGCGGAAGTCCCCCAGAGGGGGGCTGATCATGTCTGCAGTCAGCCGCCTCTTTCCCTGCGAACTGGATACCCAGCCCACGGGCGAGAGCTTGCCCAGGCTCATGGTGGGGGCTCCTCCGGCCCCCTGGGGGCCGGGCATCAGCTCTGGCTGCTCACAACTGCTGGTCCATGCCCAccggggccagggagggagggggctgggctcaGGGCCCACTTGTCAGCTCCTTCCACCCCCCACGTGGAAGGCGGTGGATCGAGGCTCTCCTAAGGTGCTGCTCCCGAATGCTGGGACTGGGGGGTGTCCATGCTTGTCTCTTCTTGAGGCCCGGCGCCCAGCCCTGTGGAAGCAGCTATAGATGTTCTATCCAAGAGCAGAAGAGGCATGAGATGTGCCTCCAAGGTGGTCGGGTCGGCTCCTCTCCTATCCAATGGTGGAGACCTGGAAGGAAGACAGAGGACAGTGACGGACGGCAGGCCAGCCTCGTGCAGAGAAGGAGATCCTGAATCTAAACACTAGCAGCTAAAGCGGACAGACACATCCCCCCGACAACACAGACGGAGAGCACTGACCAAAGCTGAGTGGAAGCCATGTGTCAGCCCATGTATGgaaagttcaagaacaggcaaatccaATCCATGGCAATAGAAATCAGAACTGTGGTTGCCTCTGAGCAGGTGCTGCCCGAGTGGGGCACCAAACATTCACGGAtggtaaaaaatagaaaagatcatTCTACAGGGCCCACTTAAAGTGCCAATGCCTCACCTGCATCGTCATTTAAACCCACACAACAGCCCTGAGGGAGGCATGGTAgtagaggggaaactgaggcacaaagaagtaaACGACTTGCCTGAGGCTACAGAGAAGGAAATGGTGAAACAGAGCCCCAAATCCCAGAGCCCCTGAGCCCCAGGCTGTACTGCCTCCTGCTGGCGTGCTGAGCAAGTCCCTTCTCTGTGGGCTAAAATCTCTTCCACTCAGAgaagccaggagggaggaggaggtgcctgCCAAGGCTGTGTGAACTGCTGTGTAAACAGCCAGAGCAGAGGTTCCTCAGAACCCTCCGGCTCCACGAAAAGGGATCCTGCGGTCAAAAGTGGCTTTTCCAAGCTGCCTCCTCCATATGCGTGAGCATATTCAAGGGTCTGAGAAGGCCCGCAGGAAAGGGCTTTATCATCCTCTGTCAAATTGATGTACGACCCTTGTTGTCAGGGAAGAAGTTTTGCAATAAAGCTTAGCTGGTGCCAAAAGCTAGCTATTCCTCGTCCATTCTCTGCCTTCCTGATCTCCGCCcacgccctccccagccccaggcttctGTAAGCATCTCTTGGTCTGACCCCCTCCCTTCTAGCATCAGAaagcccaggctagagagcaccTGCGATCCTGTGGTCCGACCTCTGGTGTTCCTGCggcccagagaggccaagcttgctcaaggtcagacTGAGAGGGCCAGTTGAGACTTGAACTCAGAGCCGCTGACTCACACAAGCCCTTGACTGGCTCGCGGAGCCCAGTCTTGTCTCCTCAGGTTGGGAACACATTTTGAGGGTGGGGCAGCTCCCCggatcttcctgccttcctccctccagcaCCCAGCTTGCGCTCTACACTCGGCAGGTGCCAAATCAATGCCGGTGTAATCACAGGAGCTCTCTGTGATAAACTCCGTGCCAAAGGATCACCCCTGACCCCTCCTGAGAGTGGTGCGGGGAGGCTGGGGACTCAGCGTCctcattgtgtgaccttgggcaggtcatttaCCTTCACAGGCCTGAGACCTCAGGTGGTAAGAGTTGATAATGATTCTTAACAAGAACACCTAGATCTGAGtctcaaccttttttttctttaacccatTGCTGCCACCTCCAGTCTCAATACTGCCCTTCTAatgttatttgaaattcaaaataggttaaataacaagataaaaacaaagaaggCAATAGGACAAAGCTTGCTTTGTTTTCTGACTAcattcccctcccttcccaccaTCTGATcctcccccaaccctaactccTCCCCCCGGGGGGAGTTCTGAATCATCCCTTTCCCTGGCACCCCCAGCACCAGCAGAGACGTCCTCGTGGAATGTTTGCTGTAGTTACGAAGCGCTCTGCAGTTGGCCAGCCATTACATGATGTCATCTGAGTCTCCAACAACTTCGCAAAGCTGGAGGGTTAGCCGTCTTACAAGCAGAGCGAGGTTCAGAGGGAAGGGACCTGTCCAAGGTTACTGGCAGGTACATGGCCAGGACCAGGTTTCCCTGACCAGCAGAAATTAAAGATGAGTCTCTAGGGGAAGGCACTGGGGGTGAGGTGGGTGTCACCCTGTGAAATGTCATGTAGAGGGGTCAACTGTGTCTGCCATGTAGCCACAGACACCTCACTCTCACCTCCAACtccctgacttcttttttt is a genomic window containing:
- the LGALS2 gene encoding galectin-2, translating into MSEDFEIKNMDMKPGTTLKIKGRIADGTSGFAINLGQKSDKLNLHFNPRFSESTIVCNTRDGSSWGQEQRENHLCFSPGSEVKLTITFESDEFNVKLPDGHQVTFPNRLGHNHLSYLSVRGGFKVSSFKFD
- the CDC42EP1 gene encoding cdc42 effector protein 1, with product MPGPQGAGGAPTMSLGKLSPVGWVSSSQGKRRLTADMISPPLGDFRHTMHVGRGGDVFGDTSFLSNHGGSSRGTHRSPRSFLAKKLQLVRRVGASPRRMASPPTPSPAPPAISPIIKNAISLPQLNQAAYDSLLVGKLSFDGSPAGSVDGRSAYGLDSGFCTISRLPRPEKPRDGDHDNSFPPEPELRRSDSLLSFRLDLDLGPSLLSELLGVMSLSEAPTMETSAPAANTPAPAANPSAPATNSPVPATSPPPRGRCPNGVTAGLGPVAEVRANPVGEGPRGAADLGGGHWGAGWGGSRHYAEVDAQRELARVLPQARASWETLDEEWAPQAGSRAPVPSTVQGNTFEFADAEEDDEVKV